The Quercus robur chromosome 7, dhQueRobu3.1, whole genome shotgun sequence genome has a segment encoding these proteins:
- the LOC126691648 gene encoding actin-depolymerizing factor 2: MANAASGMAVHDDCKLKFLELKAKRTYRFIVYKIEEKQKQVVVEKVGEPNQSYEDFTASLPAEECRYAVYDFDFVTEENCQKSRIFFIAWSPDTARVRSKMIYASSKDRFKRELDGIQIELQATDPTEMGLDVIKSRAC; the protein is encoded by the exons ATG GCCAACGCAGCTTCGGGTATGGCAGTGCATGATGACTGCAAGCTGAAGTTTTTGGAGCTTAAGGCAAAAAGGACCTATCGCTTCATTGTTTACAAGATTGAGGAGAAGCAAAAGCAAGTTGTTGTGGAGAAGGTTGGTGAGCCAAACCAAAGTTATGAGGATTTCACTGCAAGCCTTCCCGCTGAGGAGTGTCGTTATGCTGTCTACGATTTTGATTTTGTCACTGAAGAGAATTGCCAAAAGAGCAGGATTTTCTTCATTGCGTG GTCTCCTGATACGGCAAGGGTTAGAAGCAAGATGATTTATGCAAGCTCCAAGGATAGATTTAAGAGAGAGCTTGATGGAATTCAGATCGAGTTGCAAGCAACCGATCCAACTGAGATGGGTCTTGATGTCATTAAGAGCCGTGCCTGCTGA
- the LOC126691650 gene encoding 3beta-hydroxysteroid-dehydrogenase/decarboxylase: protein MASGDDGTERWCVVTGGRGFAARHLVEKLISYNMFLVRIADMGPTISLDPHEENGTLGQALRSAQAVYVSMDLRNKDQVLKALEGAEVVFHMAAPNSSINNYQLHYSVNVEGTKNVIDACIEHKVKRLIYTSSPSVVFDGVNGILDGDESVPYPAKHNDSYSATKSEGEALVIKSNGTNGLLTCCIRPSSIFGPGDKLFVPSLVDAARAGKLKFIVGDGNNIYDFTYVENVAHAHICAERALASEGMVAEKASGQAYFITNMERMKFWEFVSIVLEGLGYERPRIKIPAYVVMPIAHMVEWTYRLLGPYGMKVPQLTPSRIRLLSCSRSFNCSKAKDLLGYAPVVPLQEGLKRTIESYSHLRAEHPPKREGPSKASIYLGKGRVADTLLWRDKKRTLTALLVLVAIYYNFIASGFTLLTTLSKLLLATSVFLFIHGILPEKVLGYTVEKIPRSRFHLSEEMSRKVAMSVASSWNVAVDVLKSLSTGHDWTLFLKVVLSLLLLSLLGAVSFQSLFVIGLPVAFLAFYVYEKKEQEIDAMVMDALTLGCKLKSEIVRKFVTSKSKKDQ from the exons ATGGCATCTGGGGATGATGGTACTGAGAGATGGTGCGTGGTGACAGGAGGTCGTGGTTTTGCTGCTCGTCATTTGGTTGAAAAGCTCATCTCATATAACATGTTCCTCGTCCGAATTGCCgatatgggtcccaccattagCCTTGACCCTCACGAGGAGAATGGAACTCTCGGCCAAGCCTTGCGCTCTGCTCAAGCTGTTTATGTTTCCATGGATCTTCGAAACAAGGACCAAGTTCTCAAAG CATTGGAAGGAGCTGAGGTTGTGTTCCACATGGCTGCGCCGAATTCTTCGATCAACAATTACCAGCTACATTATTCGGTCAATGTGGAAG GGACCAAGAATGTTATTGATGCTTGTATTGAGCATAAAGTGAAGAGACTGATCTATACTAGCTCTCCTAGTGTGGTCTTTGATGGGGTTAATGGCATTTTGGATGGGGATGAATCAGTGCCCTACCCGGCTAAG CACAATGATTCATATTCAGCAACTAAATCTGAAGGAGAGGCATTGGTTATCAAATCGAATGGGACTAATGGACTTTTAACATGCTGCATACGTCCTAGCAGCATTTTTGGTCCTGGAGATAAGTTGTTTGTTCCATCTTTAGTTGATGCTGCAAGGGCAGGGAAATTGAAG TTCATTGTTGGAGATGGCAACAACATTTATGACTTCACTTATGTTGAAAATGTGGCACATGCCCATATATGTGCTGAGCGAGCTCTTGCATCAGAAGGGATGGTTGCAGAAAAAGCATCAGGCCAG GCATATTTTATTACCAACATGGAACGCATGAAATTTTGGGAGTTTGTCTCGATTGTCCTGGAAGGTCTTGGCTATGAAAG GCCAAGAATAAAGATTCCTGCCTATGTGGTGATGCCAATTGCACATATGGTGGAGTGGACATATAGGCTGTTAGGTCCATATGGGATGAAAGTTCCACAGTTGACACCTTCAAGAATAAGACTCCTCTCCTGCAGCAGATCTTTTAATTGTTCAAAAGCAAAGGATCTACTTGGCTACGCGCCTGTTGTACCACTTCag GAGGGTCTAAAGAGGACAATTGAGTCATACTCACACTTGAGGGCTGAACATCCACCCAAAAGAGAGGGGCCTTCTAAAGCTTCCATATATCTTGGAAAAGGAAGGG TTGCAGACACATTACTCTGGAGGGACAAAAAAAGGACACTTACTGCATTGTTAGTTTTGGTTGCTATTTACTACAACTTCATTGCATCTGGATTCACCCTCCTGACTACCCTTTCAAAACTTCTCTTGGCAACATCAGTTTTCTTGTTTATCCATGGCATTTTACCAGAAAAAGT ATTGGGATACACAGTTGAGAAAATACCCCGGTCACGTTTTCACTTGTCAGAAGAGATGTCAAGAAAAGTTGCTATGTCAGTGGCTTCATCTTGGAATGTTGCTGTTGATGTTTTAAAATCTCTTTCGACAGGACATGACTGGACTCTGTTCCTTAAG GTTGTTCTCTCCCTACTGCTTCTTAGCTTACTTGGAGCCGTTTCATTTCAGAGCCTTTTTGTTATAG GACTTCCTGTTGCCTTTTTAGCCTTCTATGTATATGAGAAAAAGGAGCAGGAAATTGATGCTATGGTTATGGATGCTCTCACTCTTGGATGCAAGTTAAAATCTGAAATTGTCAGAAAATTTGTTACTTCCAAGTCCAAGAAGGATCAGTGA